In a genomic window of Candidatus Hydrogenedentota bacterium:
- a CDS encoding adenine phosphoribosyltransferase — protein MNLAECIRNVPDFPKPGIQFKDISTLLLVPEAFRETVRRFRARYADRDVQGIVGVDARGFVFGGALAYEMGIPFIMARKPGKLPADTVSESYSLEYGEATLEIHRDGIAPGQRVLIMDDLLATGGTVGAVAKMVRKLGGEVVEAAFLVELPPLKGRENLAALDVPVFSLVEFMVD, from the coding sequence ATGAATCTTGCGGAATGCATTCGCAACGTGCCGGATTTCCCGAAGCCGGGCATCCAGTTCAAGGACATCTCGACGCTCCTGCTCGTGCCGGAGGCTTTCCGAGAGACGGTCCGGCGCTTCCGCGCACGCTACGCCGACAGGGATGTGCAGGGCATCGTGGGGGTGGACGCCCGGGGCTTCGTGTTCGGCGGCGCGCTGGCCTATGAGATGGGCATCCCCTTCATCATGGCGCGCAAACCGGGCAAACTGCCCGCCGACACGGTGTCGGAGTCGTACAGTCTGGAGTACGGCGAGGCCACCCTGGAAATCCACCGGGACGGCATCGCCCCCGGCCAGCGGGTGCTGATCATGGACGACCTGCTGGCGACGGGCGGCACGGTCGGCGCGGTGGCCAAGATGGTCCGCAAGCTCGGCGGCGAGGTGGTCGAGGCGGCCTTTCTCGTGGAGCTGCCCCCCCTGAAGGGGCGCGAGAACCTCGCCGCGCTGGACGTGCCCGTCTTTTCGCTGGTCGAGTTCATGGTGGACTGA
- a CDS encoding HAD family hydrolase yields MEQKFLPGTEIEIVNENVVRGRLRHLLFDFDGTISLLREGWQKIMGPVCVEMICGEHPATPEIEDEVRRMIDETTGIQTIFQMERLEEMVRAKGLVPEDNILTPAEYKQVYLDRLMVPVRQRIARLQAGELTIDQVTVGGAMRFLELLSKRDVHMYVFSGTDRDDVRNEAGIVGAAPFFEEIWGALPSKEEYSKEKVIRDIMARHELSGPQVLAVGDGPVELRNVKDAGGVALGVCSDETTGRGWDMHKRERLLRAGADILVADFREADKLVPHLFAD; encoded by the coding sequence ATGGAGCAGAAGTTTCTTCCGGGAACGGAAATCGAGATTGTGAACGAGAATGTGGTGCGCGGCCGGCTCCGCCACCTGCTTTTCGACTTTGACGGCACCATCAGCCTCCTGCGCGAGGGCTGGCAGAAAATCATGGGGCCGGTCTGCGTGGAGATGATCTGCGGGGAGCACCCGGCCACGCCGGAGATTGAGGACGAGGTCCGGCGGATGATTGACGAGACGACGGGCATCCAGACCATCTTCCAGATGGAGCGCCTGGAGGAGATGGTGCGCGCAAAGGGGCTGGTGCCGGAGGACAACATCCTCACCCCGGCGGAGTACAAGCAGGTGTATCTCGACCGCCTGATGGTCCCCGTGCGCCAGCGCATCGCGCGGCTGCAGGCCGGCGAACTGACGATTGACCAGGTGACGGTGGGAGGCGCCATGCGCTTCCTGGAGCTGCTCTCGAAGCGCGATGTCCACATGTACGTCTTCAGCGGCACGGACCGCGACGACGTCCGCAACGAGGCGGGCATCGTCGGGGCGGCGCCCTTCTTCGAGGAGATCTGGGGCGCTCTGCCGTCGAAGGAGGAGTACAGCAAGGAGAAGGTGATCCGGGACATCATGGCGCGCCACGAGCTGAGCGGCCCGCAGGTGCTCGCCGTGGGCGACGGCCCGGTGGAGCTGCGCAACGTGAAGGACGCCGGGGGTGTCGCCCTGGGCGTCTGCTCGGACGAGACGACCGGCAGGGGCTGGGACATGCACAAGCGCGAGCGCCTGCTCCGCGCCGGGGCGGACATCCTGGTGGCGGACTTCCGCGAGGCGGACAAACTGGTGCCCCACCTCTTCGCCGACTGA